In one window of Paraflavitalea soli DNA:
- a CDS encoding glycoside hydrolase family 127 protein, with protein sequence MQINRSVRNGAITAMLAMMAAPAIGQEKSPDPRPNLAIVASPSAINRFGGSLDALNDGLTPTPRGNQRGGGGGNRPQPPRSQFWVQYEWAQPVSTKEIAVYWWDYNSAIRLPMAYRLEYWDGSNFVPVKNAAGFGLANNQYNATTFDEIKTTKLRLALDSADRGSSTLVEWAVYKTENSPSPAPVVIAGIDRDVMVGGKSYLAATIKSVTPVSNVSWAKASGPGNVIFSNTGDKNATAQFTTPGKYELKLTATEGKNTVASTLKVIVHQPPKAKRLDVVYTKRYKIDSKLWSDRAKAMIVNWIPFCIDQNERTDLTTGEGGLDNFIEAAKAIRGEPHAKHKGYVFSNAWVHQTVESMCIALMVDPQGDAAIIAAQEKMKKKLEEWIPIILAAQEPDGYLHTAYTLRDTAHWKTRWNPRNRGDHEGYVAGYFIESAINHYTLTEGKDKRLYDAAKRLADCWVANIGPGKIAWYDGHQEMEQALVRFGRFVNDMEGKGSHGDSYVNLAKFLLDNRKDGSEYDQSHVPVQQQYEAVGHAVRATYNYSAMADVAAETGDVDYQSAVMSLWNNMINKKYYLTGGIGSGETSEGFGGNYSLRNNAYCESCSSAGLIFFQYKMNLAYHDAKYADLYEESMYNALLGSIDLEGKNFYYTNPLSSAQGRYAWHVCPCCVGNIPRTLLMIPTWTYVTGEDGLYVNMYVGSTIKVERVVGTDVEMVQKTDYPWSGNVGITVNPKASKTFTVYVRVPNRTTSELYTPVPQVSGLKSLKVNGQAVPVKIENGYVAIRRAWKKGDKIDIVLPMEIQKVTADERIEADRGRVALRVGPLIYNVETADNNGDINKVIGKTPLTMEWKPTFLNGVMTIKGTWSDGTPLIAIPNFARLNRIPTTPLPAAGQQTQPTRPNEPPQARMDRVAASAVWIKEKE encoded by the coding sequence ATGCAAATTAATCGTTCTGTACGTAACGGTGCTATTACAGCAATGCTTGCCATGATGGCTGCACCAGCCATCGGCCAGGAGAAGTCGCCTGATCCGCGTCCCAACCTGGCCATTGTAGCCTCCCCTTCTGCCATCAACCGGTTTGGAGGCTCTCTCGATGCCCTGAATGATGGTCTTACACCTACCCCCCGCGGCAACCAACGTGGCGGCGGCGGAGGCAACAGGCCTCAGCCTCCCCGTTCTCAATTCTGGGTGCAGTACGAATGGGCACAGCCCGTAAGCACCAAAGAGATTGCGGTGTACTGGTGGGACTATAACAGTGCCATCCGCCTGCCCATGGCCTACCGCCTGGAATACTGGGATGGCAGCAACTTCGTGCCGGTAAAAAATGCTGCTGGTTTTGGCCTCGCCAATAACCAATACAATGCTACTACTTTTGATGAAATAAAGACCACTAAGCTGCGCCTTGCGCTGGACTCTGCCGACAGAGGCTCTTCCACCCTGGTAGAATGGGCCGTATATAAGACAGAGAACTCCCCCTCACCTGCCCCGGTAGTAATAGCCGGCATAGACCGTGATGTAATGGTGGGCGGCAAATCCTACCTGGCGGCAACGATCAAGTCCGTTACGCCTGTAAGCAATGTATCCTGGGCCAAAGCATCCGGCCCCGGCAATGTTATCTTCAGTAATACCGGCGATAAAAATGCTACCGCCCAATTTACCACCCCGGGCAAGTATGAGCTGAAGCTTACTGCCACGGAAGGCAAAAATACCGTAGCCTCCACATTGAAAGTAATCGTACACCAACCACCAAAGGCAAAAAGGTTGGATGTAGTGTACACCAAAAGGTATAAGATCGACAGCAAGTTGTGGAGTGATCGTGCGAAAGCCATGATCGTAAACTGGATACCTTTCTGTATTGACCAGAATGAACGTACCGATCTTACTACCGGCGAAGGCGGCCTTGATAATTTCATTGAAGCAGCCAAAGCCATCAGGGGTGAGCCGCATGCCAAACATAAAGGCTATGTATTCTCCAATGCCTGGGTGCACCAGACAGTAGAATCCATGTGTATTGCGCTGATGGTAGACCCGCAAGGCGATGCTGCGATCATTGCCGCACAGGAGAAAATGAAAAAGAAACTAGAAGAATGGATACCCATCATCCTGGCTGCGCAGGAGCCTGATGGCTACCTCCACACTGCCTATACCCTGCGTGATACCGCCCACTGGAAAACCAGGTGGAATCCCCGCAACCGTGGCGATCATGAAGGATATGTGGCGGGTTATTTTATTGAAAGCGCCATCAACCACTATACACTCACCGAAGGAAAGGACAAGCGATTGTATGATGCCGCCAAAAGACTGGCCGATTGCTGGGTAGCCAATATTGGCCCTGGTAAAATTGCCTGGTATGATGGTCATCAGGAAATGGAACAGGCGCTGGTACGCTTTGGCCGCTTCGTAAATGATATGGAAGGCAAAGGCAGTCATGGTGACAGCTACGTGAACCTGGCCAAATTCCTGCTGGACAATCGTAAGGACGGCAGTGAATATGACCAAAGCCATGTGCCGGTACAACAACAATATGAAGCAGTAGGTCATGCCGTACGCGCCACGTATAACTATTCTGCCATGGCCGATGTGGCTGCAGAAACAGGCGATGTAGATTACCAGAGCGCTGTAATGTCTCTCTGGAATAATATGATCAATAAAAAGTATTACCTCACCGGTGGTATTGGCAGCGGAGAAACTTCTGAAGGCTTTGGCGGCAACTATTCCCTGCGCAACAATGCGTATTGCGAATCCTGCTCCAGCGCTGGCCTTATCTTCTTCCAATACAAGATGAACCTGGCCTATCACGATGCCAAATATGCCGACCTGTACGAAGAATCGATGTACAATGCCCTGCTGGGCTCTATCGACCTGGAAGGAAAGAACTTTTATTATACCAATCCACTTTCTTCTGCACAGGGCCGCTACGCCTGGCATGTGTGCCCTTGCTGTGTGGGTAATATCCCCCGTACGCTGCTGATGATCCCTACCTGGACCTATGTAACGGGTGAAGATGGCCTCTATGTAAACATGTATGTGGGCAGCACCATCAAAGTAGAGCGTGTAGTAGGTACCGATGTGGAGATGGTACAAAAAACCGATTACCCCTGGAGTGGCAATGTTGGTATTACCGTAAATCCCAAAGCATCCAAAACATTCACCGTGTATGTAAGGGTGCCCAATCGTACTACGAGTGAGTTGTACACGCCTGTACCACAGGTAAGCGGACTAAAATCGTTGAAAGTAAATGGCCAGGCAGTACCTGTGAAGATCGAGAATGGTTATGTAGCCATCCGCCGCGCCTGGAAAAAAGGTGATAAGATCGACATAGTGCTTCCTATGGAAATACAAAAGGTAACAGCAGATGAAAGGATAGAAGCCGACAGGGGCCGCGTGGCGCTGCGGGTAGGTCCATTGATCTACAATGTGGAAACAGCCGACAACAATGGCGATATCAACAAAGTGATCGGCAAAACACCGCTGACGATGGAGTGGAAACCCACCTTCCTCAATGGTGTAATGACCATTAAAGGAACCTGGAGTGATGGCACGCCCCTGATAGCGATCCCCAACTTTGCCCGGCTAAACAGGATACCAACTACCCCATTGCCTGCAGCGGGCCAGCAGACGCAGCCCACCCGCCCCAATGAACCGCCACAGGCGCGTATGGACCGTGTAGCAGCTTCGGCAGTGTGGATCAAGGAGAAGGAGTAA
- a CDS encoding helix-turn-helix domain-containing protein, producing MISFVSVLKTIITLGAVQGIIAGVLLFWGKRNRKANRILAVMLWLFSLACLDLRMNQESILYSSTLGGMIDAFIPFMIIMPLGPLLYFYIRASLEPDFRLQKQHRKHFYTALLDILPQLAAIIYITGIIMGIVKKSIPLGYYIDVYNNYVDIPRWLSLTIYLWLSARYLGASSAGGKVENATLLRWLRQFVRVFLAFQLIWFIYLIPYVIPRYSNKLLDLVEWYPVFIPLAILIYWLGIKALMVTYALPLAGKKSAPGTALAADTVEHTIATLKKAMERETLYLDPALNLTLLSQHTGIAPKTISAVLNQHFHTSLNEFVNEYRIRAFQKRLLEADLQKLTITGIAFDCGFNSQATFQRAFKQITGMSPSEYRKSVIQG from the coding sequence ATGATTTCTTTTGTAAGTGTATTAAAGACAATTATCACGCTGGGAGCGGTTCAGGGGATCATTGCGGGTGTTTTGCTTTTTTGGGGGAAAAGGAACAGGAAGGCTAACCGCATCCTTGCTGTGATGCTCTGGCTTTTTTCCCTGGCCTGCCTCGATCTGCGCATGAACCAGGAGTCCATCCTGTACAGCAGTACCCTGGGCGGTATGATCGATGCTTTTATACCCTTCATGATCATCATGCCCCTGGGGCCACTCTTGTACTTTTATATACGCGCGAGTCTGGAGCCTGATTTTCGCTTGCAAAAGCAACACCGCAAACATTTTTATACCGCCCTGCTTGATATACTGCCCCAACTGGCTGCCATCATTTACATTACCGGCATTATTATGGGTATTGTAAAAAAGAGTATTCCCTTAGGCTATTATATTGATGTGTACAATAACTATGTGGATATTCCCCGCTGGCTTTCCCTCACGATATACCTTTGGCTATCGGCCCGGTACCTGGGGGCGTCGTCGGCTGGCGGTAAAGTAGAAAATGCCACCCTGCTACGCTGGCTGCGACAATTTGTACGCGTGTTCCTGGCTTTCCAATTGATATGGTTCATCTACCTCATTCCTTATGTGATCCCCAGGTATAGCAACAAGCTGCTGGACCTGGTGGAATGGTACCCGGTTTTCATCCCACTTGCCATACTCATCTATTGGCTGGGCATTAAAGCCCTCATGGTCACCTATGCCTTACCCCTCGCTGGTAAAAAGAGCGCCCCCGGCACCGCCCTTGCCGCCGATACGGTAGAGCATACCATCGCCACCCTCAAAAAAGCGATGGAGCGGGAGACCCTCTACCTCGATCCGGCCCTCAACCTCACCCTGCTATCCCAACATACCGGTATCGCTCCCAAAACCATCTCTGCGGTGCTTAACCAGCACTTCCATACCAGCCTCAATGAATTTGTGAATGAATACCGCATCCGCGCGTTCCAAAAACGACTCCTGGAAGCGGACCTGCAAAAACTTACTATTACCGGCATCGCCTTCGACTGTGGCTTCAATTCGCAGGCTACTTTCCAGCGCGCCTTCAAGCAGATCACCGGCATGTCCCCCTCCGAATACCGCAAGTCGGTCATCCAGGGATAG
- a CDS encoding serine hydrolase — MKRAFVAMLFIIAAVAETRAQAPSDREVEKSLDKLLQSEFKAGEPGIVVLAARKGKVIYRKAFGSANLEMDVPLKPDMVFRIGSVTKQFTAIGILQLAEQGKLRLSDSVQQYIKDFPSKGHTISIEQLLTHTSGIHEYTIIDHPDPYIERHDFTPQFIINHFKNAPLDFVPGTKYAYSNSGYVLLAYIIEKVSGSLYHDYMRKNVLDRAGLQHTYYVNEKTIVQGRVNGYTRDRGFYENTDYQTVSMGYGCGDLLSTVDDLYAWNNALLAGKLVKKETLDKAFTSYKLPNGKPTGYGYGWYSTVLNGAQCIKHEGQVSGFIAMESYYPEQDVFVAYLTNVKSGEDRTDFSDRRFRLFSKIPTMVLGDLLPKEVPIADSILDTYTGKYKAASGTKTIEVNRSGHALFLVDRVPFKMHALAENRFKVIELPIDTVVEFVRGADGKITGLKVEQNGTFEWKKIQ; from the coding sequence ATGAAAAGAGCCTTCGTAGCCATGTTATTTATTATTGCAGCAGTAGCAGAGACCCGTGCCCAGGCGCCCTCCGACCGGGAAGTAGAAAAGTCACTTGACAAATTACTGCAATCCGAGTTCAAAGCCGGGGAGCCTGGTATCGTAGTACTGGCAGCCCGCAAGGGGAAGGTCATTTACCGAAAAGCCTTCGGCAGTGCCAACCTGGAAATGGATGTGCCCCTAAAACCCGATATGGTGTTCAGAATAGGGTCCGTAACCAAGCAGTTTACTGCCATCGGCATCCTGCAGCTGGCAGAACAGGGCAAGCTGCGCCTGAGTGATAGTGTGCAGCAATACATCAAAGATTTTCCTTCCAAGGGCCATACCATTAGCATCGAGCAATTGCTCACGCATACCTCCGGTATCCACGAATACACCATCATTGATCATCCTGATCCCTATATTGAGCGGCACGATTTTACGCCCCAATTCATCATCAACCATTTTAAGAATGCTCCCCTGGATTTTGTGCCGGGCACCAAATACGCATATTCCAATTCAGGATATGTATTGCTGGCTTATATTATAGAAAAAGTAAGTGGTTCCTTGTATCATGATTATATGCGTAAAAATGTACTCGACAGGGCTGGTCTGCAGCATACCTATTATGTAAATGAGAAAACCATTGTGCAAGGGCGGGTTAATGGCTATACCCGCGACAGAGGCTTTTATGAAAATACCGACTACCAAACCGTTTCTATGGGGTATGGCTGTGGTGATCTGTTGAGCACGGTAGACGATCTGTATGCCTGGAATAATGCCTTGCTGGCCGGTAAACTGGTCAAAAAAGAAACCCTGGATAAAGCTTTTACATCGTACAAGCTGCCCAATGGTAAGCCCACCGGCTATGGTTATGGTTGGTACAGCACCGTTTTGAATGGCGCCCAATGCATCAAACATGAAGGGCAGGTGAGTGGTTTCATAGCCATGGAGTCTTATTATCCGGAACAGGATGTGTTTGTGGCCTACCTTACCAATGTGAAGTCCGGAGAAGACAGGACGGATTTTAGTGATCGGCGGTTCAGACTCTTTAGCAAGATACCTACCATGGTATTGGGCGATCTCTTACCCAAAGAAGTACCTATTGCCGATTCCATACTCGATACCTATACCGGCAAGTACAAGGCAGCATCGGGCACCAAGACCATCGAGGTCAACAGATCCGGCCACGCTTTATTCCTGGTGGATCGCGTTCCCTTTAAAATGCATGCATTGGCTGAGAACAGGTTTAAGGTAATCGAACTGCCTATAGATACAGTGGTTGAATTTGTGCGGGGAGCTGATGGAAAAATAACAGGCCTGAAGGTGGAGCAGAACGGGACCTTTGAATGGAAAAAGATACAATAG
- a CDS encoding 2Fe-2S iron-sulfur cluster-binding protein, which translates to MINITVLNKAGEERLLEVPEDMGLNLMEILKANEYNVLATCGGMAMCGTCHVQVLEGMDNLGAHSDAELDMLDTLPDAESNSRLSCQLQINENMDGAVFKLMAEEDIAV; encoded by the coding sequence ATGATCAATATTACCGTACTCAACAAGGCAGGTGAAGAAAGACTGCTGGAAGTGCCTGAAGACATGGGTCTGAACCTTATGGAGATCCTAAAGGCCAATGAATACAATGTGCTGGCCACCTGTGGCGGCATGGCGATGTGTGGCACCTGCCATGTGCAGGTACTGGAAGGCATGGACAACCTGGGCGCGCATAGCGATGCCGAGCTGGATATGCTGGATACTTTGCCCGATGCAGAATCAAACAGTCGCCTTTCCTGCCAGTTGCAGATCAATGAGAACATGGATGGCGCTGTTTTCAAACTGATGGCAGAAGAAGATATTGCTGTATAA
- a CDS encoding NAD(P)/FAD-dependent oxidoreductase has protein sequence MITTDICIIGAGPVGLFAVFEAGLLKMRCHLVDALPQVGGQLSEIYPYKPIYDIPGAPEIKAQELVDNLKKQIAPFSPTFSLGERVESIERQEDKSFIVTTSDDTKIHCKVITIAGGLGCFEPRKPAIEQLEAFEGKGVTYMVKDPELFRDKDIVLAGGGDSALDWTIFLSNVAKSVTLVHRSDTFRGAPDSAEKVFHLAETGKINLVLKSNIVKINGNGKLNEVLIEASDKTVTARPTDYLIPLFGLSPKLGPIADWGLQIDKSQISVNTVDYSTNIEGIYAIGDINTYPGKLKLILCGFHESALMAHSAFKHVYPNQRLSFKYTTVNGVNAF, from the coding sequence ATGATTACAACTGATATTTGTATTATTGGCGCCGGTCCTGTAGGATTATTTGCTGTGTTTGAAGCTGGCTTGTTGAAGATGCGCTGCCACCTGGTAGATGCTTTACCCCAGGTAGGTGGTCAATTGTCGGAAATTTATCCCTACAAGCCCATTTATGATATTCCTGGTGCACCTGAGATCAAAGCACAGGAACTGGTAGATAACCTGAAGAAACAGATAGCCCCCTTCTCCCCTACTTTCAGCCTCGGCGAAAGGGTAGAAAGCATCGAACGCCAGGAAGACAAATCCTTTATTGTTACTACTTCCGACGATACAAAGATCCACTGCAAGGTAATCACCATTGCCGGCGGATTGGGCTGTTTTGAGCCCCGCAAGCCAGCGATCGAGCAATTGGAAGCTTTTGAAGGCAAGGGTGTAACCTATATGGTGAAAGACCCCGAACTGTTCAGGGACAAAGATATTGTACTGGCCGGCGGTGGTGACTCCGCACTTGACTGGACGATCTTCTTATCCAATGTCGCCAAATCGGTAACCCTGGTGCACCGCAGCGATACTTTCCGTGGCGCGCCGGATTCAGCTGAGAAGGTATTCCACCTGGCAGAAACAGGTAAGATCAACCTGGTGCTGAAATCGAACATCGTAAAGATCAATGGCAATGGCAAGCTGAATGAAGTACTGATCGAGGCAAGTGACAAAACTGTAACAGCCAGGCCTACGGATTACCTGATCCCTTTATTTGGCCTTAGCCCCAAGCTGGGACCAATTGCTGATTGGGGACTGCAGATCGATAAATCGCAAATCAGTGTGAACACGGTTGACTACTCCACCAATATTGAAGGAATTTACGCTATTGGCGATATTAATACTTACCCGGGTAAATTAAAGCTGATCCTCTGCGGATTCCATGAATCGGCATTGATGGCGCACAGCGCTTTCAAACACGTGTACCCCAATCAACGGCTGAGCTTTAAATACACCACGGTGAATGGGGTGAACGCATTTTAA
- a CDS encoding DoxX family protein — MYFQIAMLCACLGTLIAFVPKIDVWVVKYRLAVTALWLSILVGICRLLAIWATSGTVLTKNALLFVYNWGKAALFFLVAWLTVLLVKSMVKDSNLSAPFKRMAGRIMKTTIWAAAITCASFYLMVTIGKSKNAKEMEDFFVQSGYPASLNYVIIMVECFFSIGLILHTRLRTGLLSAIVLLFVMLGAIFTHVRNGDPLEASYDAFTQLLVLCFLIILFLVEKKYRKANG, encoded by the coding sequence ATGTACTTCCAGATAGCCATGCTTTGTGCTTGCTTAGGGACCCTCATTGCATTCGTTCCAAAGATCGATGTATGGGTTGTAAAGTATAGATTGGCAGTCACTGCACTTTGGCTTTCCATATTGGTAGGAATATGTCGCTTGCTGGCCATATGGGCTACTTCCGGAACTGTCCTCACGAAAAATGCCCTCCTGTTTGTCTATAACTGGGGCAAAGCGGCCCTGTTTTTCCTGGTAGCCTGGCTCACCGTTTTACTGGTCAAGTCAATGGTAAAAGATAGTAATTTGTCTGCCCCTTTCAAGAGAATGGCAGGAAGGATCATGAAGACAACTATATGGGCTGCTGCCATTACGTGTGCTTCCTTCTATTTGATGGTTACCATTGGTAAATCAAAGAATGCAAAGGAAATGGAAGATTTCTTTGTGCAATCGGGTTATCCGGCTTCCCTCAATTATGTGATCATAATGGTGGAATGCTTTTTCTCTATCGGGCTGATCCTCCATACAAGACTAAGAACCGGATTACTATCGGCCATCGTGCTCCTGTTCGTGATGTTGGGTGCCATCTTTACGCATGTCAGAAATGGCGATCCCTTAGAAGCATCTTATGACGCTTTTACACAGTTACTGGTCCTGTGTTTCCTGATAATCCTATTTCTGGTGGAGAAGAAATATCGGAAAGCCAATGGCTGA
- a CDS encoding PhnA domain-containing protein: MKQDDLLQQRSGGKCELCGATGALKAYEVPPSISNSLDQVILICPKCQAQIDKKEELDSNHWKCLSESMWSEVQGVQVMAWRMLNRLRQESWAQDSLEMMYFDEPTLAWAKATGDHENDATVELHKDSNGNVLQSGDTVVLIKSLDVKGSTLNAKMGTVVKNIRLVPENTEQIEGKIEGQLIVILTKYVRRQND, encoded by the coding sequence ATGAAACAGGACGATTTACTGCAACAGAGAAGTGGGGGCAAATGTGAGCTTTGTGGGGCAACAGGCGCACTGAAAGCCTACGAAGTACCGCCTTCTATCAGCAACAGCCTTGACCAGGTAATATTGATCTGCCCCAAATGCCAGGCACAAATAGACAAAAAAGAAGAGTTGGATAGCAATCACTGGAAGTGCCTGAGTGAGTCTATGTGGAGCGAAGTACAGGGTGTGCAGGTAATGGCCTGGCGAATGCTGAACAGGCTAAGACAGGAAAGCTGGGCTCAGGATAGTCTGGAGATGATGTATTTTGACGAACCAACCCTTGCCTGGGCCAAGGCCACTGGCGACCATGAAAATGACGCAACGGTAGAGCTGCACAAAGACAGCAATGGTAATGTGTTGCAATCCGGCGATACGGTAGTACTGATCAAATCACTGGATGTGAAAGGTTCTACCCTCAATGCCAAAATGGGCACCGTAGTTAAGAATATCCGGCTGGTACCAGAAAATACAGAACAAATTGAAGGCAAAATAGAAGGACAGCTTATTGTGATCCTTACCAAATACGTAAGAAGACAAAACGACTAA
- a CDS encoding S41 family peptidase, with protein sequence MRYLFLFLLTYSLSPAAQSQTGNYRADLDALYDLLKKTPSYKDQVKGDKEPAFHALYQSLRADTLQVGNSFDNYYKLVQLFIPLRDNHLGFIQLPSIELKLSEQQNVEAVKQYRQSSFFKNYPATAINLDSLEAVLAPIATDSVEGIYYYDSLLTVGVYRAGQGALTGVVLHTTLPQWEKGQIAIRLYEYAPHCFRAVYGHPLKKNLIFYSNEKFRNHSLINSMFYSSVSQTVYKKILHETDHSNIPASEPAFQLKSISPAIQYLRLGNFSAMTKDMAVSQAFYDRIKDSLTAPYLIVDVRNNTGGADKVSYKFFALVKKYAESHKAYLLMNNATMSQGEIFTLQLKRFAGISTFGQTTMGTITYGVNYGGMATLPSGQYGAIMTDMRDNTQYLPYENYGVTPDTILNNQSDWIMQLVQVIGEK encoded by the coding sequence ATGCGCTATCTATTTTTGTTCCTCCTGACCTATAGCCTCTCCCCCGCTGCCCAATCGCAGACGGGCAACTATCGCGCCGACCTGGATGCTCTGTACGACCTGCTGAAAAAGACGCCCTCCTATAAGGACCAGGTAAAGGGAGACAAAGAACCGGCCTTCCACGCCCTTTATCAATCATTACGTGCTGATACACTCCAGGTTGGCAATAGCTTTGACAACTACTATAAGCTGGTACAATTGTTTATACCCCTACGGGACAATCACCTGGGGTTCATCCAACTTCCATCTATTGAATTGAAACTTTCTGAGCAACAGAACGTCGAAGCAGTGAAACAATACCGCCAAAGCTCCTTTTTCAAGAACTACCCGGCCACCGCCATAAACCTCGATTCCCTTGAGGCAGTGCTCGCCCCAATAGCCACCGATTCGGTGGAAGGCATTTATTATTATGACAGTTTGCTTACCGTGGGTGTGTACAGGGCCGGCCAGGGAGCACTTACGGGTGTAGTATTGCACACCACCCTGCCCCAGTGGGAGAAAGGACAAATAGCCATCCGGCTGTATGAATATGCCCCTCATTGTTTCAGGGCGGTGTATGGGCATCCGCTGAAAAAGAACCTGATTTTTTACAGCAATGAAAAATTCAGGAACCATTCGCTGATCAATTCCATGTTTTATTCCTCCGTATCACAAACCGTATACAAAAAGATCCTCCATGAAACGGATCATAGCAATATCCCGGCCAGTGAACCGGCTTTCCAGCTCAAGAGCATTAGTCCCGCCATACAATACCTGCGACTGGGCAACTTTTCGGCCATGACAAAAGATATGGCGGTGTCGCAGGCCTTTTATGACAGGATAAAAGATTCTTTAACTGCGCCATACCTGATCGTGGATGTAAGGAACAATACCGGGGGAGCTGATAAGGTATCGTACAAGTTCTTTGCATTGGTCAAAAAATATGCAGAGAGCCACAAGGCTTACCTGCTGATGAACAATGCCACCATGAGCCAGGGTGAAATATTTACGCTTCAGTTGAAAAGGTTTGCTGGCATCAGCACCTTTGGACAAACCACGATGGGCACCATTACCTATGGCGTGAACTATGGCGGCATGGCAACCCTACCCAGCGGTCAATATGGCGCTATAATGACTGACATGCGGGATAACACACAATACCTGCCTTATGAGAACTATGGAGTGACCCCGGATACGATTCTGAACAACCAATCGGATTGGATAATGCAATTAGTACAGGTGATCGGGGAAAAATAA
- a CDS encoding RNA polymerase sigma factor, producing MKGSPTYTEQELVSLLKQRAQAAFSYLYDNYSATLNGVIFGILQDGEVSGDVLQEVFVKIWRQIEHYDPAKGRLFTWMYNIARTTAIDTLRSRDWKNSQRNNSLTEEYTLLRDSVPHPGEDLGLRKIVQHLKEDYKVLVELSYFQGYTQEEIAGMLNIPLGTVKTRIRAAILQLRQQVKL from the coding sequence TTGAAAGGATCACCAACATATACTGAGCAGGAACTGGTTAGTTTGCTGAAACAGCGCGCACAGGCGGCTTTCAGCTACTTGTATGATAACTATTCAGCTACCCTTAATGGGGTTATCTTCGGTATCCTGCAGGATGGAGAGGTTTCGGGCGATGTATTGCAGGAAGTTTTTGTGAAGATCTGGCGGCAGATAGAACACTACGACCCGGCCAAAGGCAGACTTTTCACCTGGATGTACAACATAGCACGCACTACCGCCATTGATACCTTACGCAGCAGGGATTGGAAAAACAGTCAACGCAACAATTCATTGACCGAAGAATATACCTTGTTACGGGATAGCGTACCGCATCCCGGTGAAGATCTGGGCCTGCGTAAGATCGTTCAACATTTAAAAGAAGATTACAAAGTACTCGTAGAGTTGTCCTATTTTCAGGGATATACCCAGGAAGAAATAGCGGGAATGCTGAACATCCCCCTGGGTACTGTAAAAACAAGGATCAGGGCAGCGATACTTCAATTAAGACAACAGGTTAAATTGTAA
- a CDS encoding anti-sigma factor, giving the protein MDIQAYIQSGVIESYVLGIANNDEVAELQRLRLEHPAIDAAVVQAEEWLRNTAPQFAVPVAGNAKEQLMATLQQEFSTSAPEITTTSIPPAPVVQMGTRYIAAASLILFMASAGVNVYLYKKYTKANRDYLALQNEHNNLLADNKIYQTRLTDLHKNMQLMAAPGMLKVSMPGIAGKENNLATVYWDSHTKNVYLIASNLPPAPAGKQYQLWALVDGKPVDAGMLDNCTVLCQLKPVQHAQAFAITLEKAGGNSVPDLTQLYVMGKVPS; this is encoded by the coding sequence GTGGATATACAGGCATACATACAAAGTGGAGTTATTGAAAGTTATGTTTTGGGCATAGCCAATAACGATGAAGTGGCCGAATTGCAGCGGCTACGCCTGGAACATCCTGCAATAGACGCTGCCGTAGTACAAGCGGAAGAATGGCTTCGTAATACAGCCCCCCAATTTGCCGTCCCGGTAGCTGGTAATGCAAAAGAACAATTAATGGCCACCCTGCAGCAGGAGTTCAGTACTTCCGCGCCGGAGATCACTACAACTTCCATACCACCCGCACCTGTCGTGCAGATGGGTACCCGCTACATAGCCGCTGCTTCCCTCATCCTGTTTATGGCCAGCGCGGGTGTTAATGTGTATCTCTATAAGAAGTACACCAAAGCCAACAGGGATTACCTGGCGCTTCAAAACGAACACAACAATCTCCTGGCCGATAACAAGATTTATCAAACCCGCCTGACTGATCTGCACAAAAATATGCAGCTCATGGCGGCGCCCGGCATGCTGAAAGTCTCGATGCCCGGTATTGCAGGCAAGGAGAACAACCTCGCTACTGTGTACTGGGATTCCCACACCAAAAATGTGTACCTCATTGCCAGCAATCTGCCGCCTGCACCTGCGGGTAAGCAATACCAGCTTTGGGCCCTGGTAGATGGTAAGCCTGTAGATGCAGGCATGCTCGACAATTGTACTGTGCTTTGCCAGTTGAAGCCAGTGCAGCATGCCCAGGCATTTGCCATCACACTCGAAAAAGCTGGCGGCAACTCCGTGCCCGATCTCACTCAACTCTATGTAATGGGTAAAGTACCATCATAA